From the Amycolatopsis thermoflava N1165 genome, one window contains:
- a CDS encoding alpha/beta hydrolase family protein, whose protein sequence is MRRLARALVAALLLTAGTAVPASAADQCLAGASCLDGRLADGTPYLFVKPDHWQGTVIVGLDFASSGLADPLTARLVDRGIAVGGTTRTVTGWNIARAIDNQAEALSRFEAASGPARWDIASGESMGGFVSAGAAQVHPEVFDAAVPFCGGLGGAVGQWNQKLDTVFTLKTLLFPDRDLPVTGIPADVPGAQQAWISALAGAQATPEGRARIALAGAIGQLPEWGLAADGSETPLPRTVTERQEGTYLALAGGPLPYIGQAMSSRRQIEQLAGGNPSWNTGVDYARQLGNDPAVRELYRRAGLDLGADLARLAAAPRIAADPAAVAYLSRGIVFDGELDIPVLTVNGTGDQISTVAQQQSYGAVVRSAGNGPLLRQTYVQTAGHCTFTADEQETAIEVMLDRLRTGHWPSTAPRLMGGRYVPYTPPVFNRPFTATVSPGR, encoded by the coding sequence ATGAGGCGGCTCGCGCGTGCCCTGGTGGCCGCACTCCTGCTCACCGCCGGGACCGCGGTGCCCGCGTCGGCGGCGGACCAGTGCCTCGCCGGCGCATCCTGTCTCGACGGTCGCCTTGCCGACGGCACGCCGTACCTGTTCGTCAAGCCGGACCACTGGCAGGGCACGGTGATCGTCGGGCTCGACTTCGCCTCCAGCGGGCTCGCCGATCCGCTGACCGCCCGGCTCGTGGACCGCGGGATCGCCGTCGGCGGGACCACCCGCACGGTCACCGGGTGGAACATCGCGCGGGCGATCGACAACCAGGCCGAGGCGCTGTCCCGCTTCGAGGCGGCCTCCGGCCCCGCGAGGTGGGACATCGCGTCCGGCGAGTCCATGGGCGGGTTCGTCTCGGCCGGAGCGGCGCAGGTGCACCCGGAGGTGTTCGACGCCGCCGTGCCGTTCTGCGGTGGCCTCGGCGGCGCGGTCGGGCAGTGGAACCAGAAGCTGGACACCGTGTTCACGCTGAAGACGCTGCTGTTCCCGGACCGCGACCTGCCGGTGACGGGCATCCCGGCGGACGTTCCCGGCGCGCAGCAGGCGTGGATCTCGGCACTCGCCGGGGCGCAGGCGACGCCGGAAGGCCGGGCGCGCATCGCCCTCGCCGGGGCGATCGGCCAGCTCCCGGAGTGGGGTCTCGCGGCGGACGGCTCCGAGACGCCGCTGCCCCGCACCGTGACCGAGCGCCAGGAGGGCACGTACCTCGCGCTGGCCGGCGGGCCGTTGCCCTACATCGGACAGGCGATGAGCAGCCGCAGGCAGATCGAGCAGCTGGCCGGTGGCAACCCGTCGTGGAACACCGGGGTGGACTACGCCCGGCAGCTCGGCAACGACCCGGCGGTGCGGGAACTGTACCGGCGGGCCGGGCTGGACCTCGGCGCGGATCTCGCGCGGCTGGCGGCGGCGCCGCGCATCGCGGCCGACCCGGCCGCCGTGGCCTACCTCAGCCGCGGCATCGTGTTCGACGGCGAGCTGGACATCCCGGTGCTGACCGTCAACGGGACCGGCGACCAGATCTCCACGGTGGCGCAGCAGCAGTCCTACGGCGCGGTGGTGCGGTCCGCGGGCAACGGCCCGCTGCTGCGGCAGACGTACGTGCAGACCGCGGGGCACTGCACGTTCACCGCGGACGAGCAGGAGACGGCCATCGAGGTGATGCTGGACCGGTTGCGGACCGGGCACTGGCCGTCCACCGCGCCGCGGTTGATGGGCGGCCGGTACGTGCCCTACACGCCGCCGGTGTTCAACCGGCCGTTCACCGCAACGGTGTCTCCCGGACGGTGA